In one window of Posidoniimonas corsicana DNA:
- a CDS encoding GspE/PulE family protein: MARLGDILIRDHLITQGQLESALAAQGDEQGRLGQLLVRRGLITLDQLGDALAEQYSTPYVDLTPQTVNPQVARLLPEKLVRSRACVPIGVQGETMQLAMASPDDLETISEAELITGYRVEPYVALDAPVQAVIDRGFDDRLVARQTLVDLKMADLEAAEKLVDEDLAAEAPSDEEQAPVVRLVRAILMGAINANTSDIHLEPHTPEMRVRYRVDGELQPVMTIPSHIEEAVVSRIKVMADMDTTESRRPQDGRLSVDEGGSRVNFRVSTIPTVGGEKVVMRLLDEGNQVFDLATLGLKPRDITSIQNLIDKPHGMIVVTGPTGSGKSTTMYAMLSKLNAVSRNIVTVEDPVEYRLPGVNQVASDNDHGLGFANALKYIMRQDPDVIMVGEIRDHETAATAVQAALTGHLLISTLHTNDAVGAVARLADLGIDGFKSGGALLGSIAQRLLRAICPECKEVVEPNRKLLDALTKGRPFDEDGLFYRGRGCKKCLGTGYSGRIPIYEIMTVSPTIAEAIEKGVPTSRIRELAVSEGMVELTSAGLEQVAAGRTTLEEVFYKISS, from the coding sequence ATGGCCCGACTCGGCGACATCCTGATCCGCGACCACCTGATCACCCAGGGCCAGCTGGAGAGTGCGCTGGCCGCGCAGGGGGACGAGCAGGGCCGCCTGGGTCAGCTGCTGGTGCGGCGGGGGCTGATTACTCTCGACCAGTTGGGCGACGCGCTCGCCGAGCAGTACAGCACTCCGTACGTCGACCTGACCCCCCAGACGGTCAACCCACAGGTCGCCCGGCTGCTGCCGGAAAAGCTAGTGCGTTCCCGGGCGTGCGTGCCGATCGGCGTGCAGGGCGAGACCATGCAGCTGGCCATGGCCAGCCCCGACGACCTGGAAACGATCTCCGAGGCGGAGCTGATCACCGGCTACCGCGTTGAGCCGTATGTCGCGCTCGACGCGCCCGTGCAGGCCGTGATCGACCGCGGCTTCGACGACCGGCTGGTCGCTCGGCAGACGCTGGTGGACCTGAAGATGGCCGACCTCGAGGCGGCCGAGAAGCTCGTCGACGAGGACCTCGCCGCCGAGGCGCCGTCCGACGAGGAGCAGGCGCCGGTGGTGAGGCTGGTCCGCGCCATCCTGATGGGCGCGATCAACGCCAACACCAGCGACATCCACCTCGAGCCGCACACGCCCGAGATGCGGGTCCGCTACCGTGTCGACGGCGAGCTGCAGCCGGTGATGACAATCCCCAGCCACATCGAGGAGGCGGTGGTCTCGCGCATCAAGGTGATGGCCGACATGGACACCACCGAGAGCCGCCGCCCCCAGGACGGCCGCCTGTCGGTCGACGAGGGCGGCAGCCGCGTCAACTTCCGCGTGAGCACCATCCCGACCGTCGGCGGCGAGAAGGTGGTGATGCGTCTGCTGGACGAGGGCAACCAGGTGTTCGATCTAGCGACGCTGGGTCTTAAGCCACGGGACATCACCTCGATCCAGAACCTGATCGACAAGCCCCACGGCATGATCGTGGTGACCGGGCCCACCGGGTCGGGCAAGAGCACGACAATGTACGCGATGCTCTCGAAGCTCAACGCCGTGAGCCGCAACATCGTCACGGTCGAGGACCCGGTCGAGTACCGGCTGCCGGGCGTCAATCAGGTGGCGTCGGACAACGACCACGGCCTCGGTTTCGCCAACGCGCTGAAGTACATCATGCGGCAGGACCCGGACGTGATCATGGTCGGCGAGATCCGCGACCACGAGACGGCCGCCACCGCCGTGCAGGCGGCCCTGACGGGCCACCTGCTGATCAGCACCCTGCACACCAACGACGCCGTCGGCGCCGTGGCGCGGCTGGCTGACCTCGGGATCGACGGGTTCAAGAGCGGCGGCGCGCTGCTCGGCTCCATCGCTCAGCGGCTGCTGCGGGCGATCTGCCCGGAGTGCAAGGAGGTGGTCGAGCCAAACCGCAAGCTGCTCGACGCGCTCACCAAGGGCCGCCCGTTTGACGAGGACGGGCTGTTCTACCGCGGCCGCGGCTGCAAGAAGTGCCTGGGCACCGGGTACTCGGGCCGGATCCCGATCTACGAGATCATGACCGTCTCGCCGACGATCGCCGAGGCGATCGAGAAGGGCGTCCCCACCAGCCGCATCCGCGAGCTGGCGGTGAGTGAGGGGATGGTCGAGCTGACGTCCGCGGGTCTGGAGCAGGTGGCCGCCGGTCGGACGACCCTCGAAGAAGTCTTCTACAAGATATCCAGCTAG
- a CDS encoding type II secretion system F family protein: MNARTPAMGVAGRAAPAARRAGKASTRSGFGLSLKREHLPSADVTFLFRSLATLVDSGVSLPKALGALAEERAMERSRHVITDLQRRLENGSNFSTALLAHPGSFDRVTTNQVKVGERSGALAATLDHIAAQREKSGKLKAEVTKKLAYPAMLMLVGTGVIAFLLGYVVPVFEETYRSARVPLPAVTRLMIAVGAAAQTYGPYLLLAAAASVFVVKRLRAREQTALAIDQWVLRLPVVGPWLRDIAVLELVDVLSNLMGSGYTLVESLAEARTAVSNRAVKLCVKDLYAGVDRGERFSRTVEQHTDLFPPMVSQLIIVGERTGNLLNAARHIQRHLEDEVERKANALVGVIEPVMTISLATAVAVILLAIYLPMFDMINTIN, from the coding sequence ATGAACGCAAGAACGCCTGCGATGGGCGTCGCCGGCCGGGCGGCGCCCGCGGCCCGCCGCGCCGGCAAGGCCTCCACGCGATCTGGCTTTGGTCTGAGCCTCAAGCGTGAGCACCTGCCCTCGGCCGACGTCACGTTCCTGTTCCGCAGCCTCGCCACCCTGGTCGACAGCGGCGTGTCGCTCCCCAAGGCGCTGGGCGCCCTGGCGGAAGAGCGGGCGATGGAGCGCTCGCGGCATGTGATCACCGACCTGCAGCGGCGGCTCGAGAACGGATCCAACTTCAGCACCGCGCTGCTGGCCCACCCCGGCTCGTTCGACCGGGTCACCACCAATCAGGTGAAGGTGGGCGAGCGCTCGGGCGCGCTGGCGGCGACGCTCGACCACATCGCCGCTCAGCGCGAAAAGTCCGGCAAGCTCAAGGCCGAGGTGACCAAGAAGCTGGCCTACCCGGCCATGCTGATGCTGGTGGGCACGGGCGTCATCGCCTTTCTGCTGGGCTACGTCGTGCCGGTGTTCGAGGAGACCTACCGCTCGGCCCGGGTTCCGCTGCCTGCGGTCACGCGGCTGATGATCGCCGTCGGGGCCGCAGCCCAGACCTACGGGCCCTACCTGCTGCTGGCGGCCGCCGCCTCGGTGTTTGTCGTCAAACGCCTGCGGGCCCGAGAGCAGACCGCCCTGGCGATCGACCAGTGGGTGCTGCGGCTGCCGGTGGTCGGCCCCTGGCTGCGTGATATCGCGGTGCTCGAACTGGTCGACGTTCTCTCGAACCTGATGGGGTCGGGCTACACGCTGGTCGAGTCGCTTGCCGAGGCCCGCACGGCGGTCAGCAACCGCGCGGTCAAGCTGTGCGTGAAGGACCTGTACGCCGGAGTCGACCGGGGCGAGCGTTTCAGCCGCACGGTCGAGCAGCACACCGACCTGTTCCCGCCGATGGTGAGCCAGCTGATTATCGTCGGGGAGCGGACCGGCAACCTGCTGAACGCCGCGCGTCACATCCAGCGGCACCTAGAGGACGAGGTGGAACGGAAGGCCAACGCGCTGGTCGGCGTGATCGAACCGGTCATGACGATCTCCCTGGCCACCGCCGTGGCGGTAATTCTGTTGGCGATCTACCTGCCGATGTTCGACATGATCAACACCATCAACTAG
- a CDS encoding competence type IV pilus major pilin ComGC: MRRYRLNHRGVTLIELLAAVAIVGVLAALLVARVTTQSSNAAPAACELNQGEIELQVQLWRRLNGGFPAASLSDIGANAQYFPAGLPVCPVDGSAYTIDVTDGTVVGHAH; encoded by the coding sequence ATGCGTAGATACCGGCTCAACCACCGCGGAGTGACCCTGATCGAGCTGCTGGCGGCCGTGGCGATCGTTGGCGTGCTGGCGGCCCTGTTGGTCGCGCGGGTGACGACGCAATCCTCAAACGCGGCGCCCGCGGCGTGCGAGTTGAACCAGGGCGAGATCGAGCTGCAGGTCCAGCTCTGGCGGCGGCTGAACGGCGGTTTCCCGGCCGCCAGCCTGTCGGACATCGGGGCAAACGCTCAGTACTTCCCCGCCGGGCTCCCCGTCTGCCCCGTGGATGGATCGGCCTACACGATCGATGTGACGGATGGAACAGTCGTAGGGCACGCCCACTGA
- a CDS encoding competence type IV pilus major pilin ComGC, with protein sequence MTSPRKPQRRGFSLMELLAVVTILGIIAAIIVPRVSVSSNTAKEKVHAHNLATINSAVERWYIEKGTWPADIDALEADTNYFPESIPVNPVNGNAYSLDTNHRAQDSGSPP encoded by the coding sequence ATGACGAGTCCGCGTAAGCCCCAACGCCGGGGCTTCTCACTCATGGAACTGCTAGCCGTGGTCACGATCCTCGGCATCATCGCCGCGATCATCGTTCCCCGCGTCAGCGTGTCGAGCAACACGGCGAAGGAGAAGGTCCACGCCCACAACCTGGCCACCATCAACTCGGCCGTCGAGCGGTGGTACATCGAGAAGGGGACCTGGCCCGCGGACATTGACGCCCTGGAGGCCGACACCAACTACTTCCCAGAGAGCATCCCGGTGAACCCGGTGAACGGCAACGCCTACTCGCTCGACACCAACCACCGCGCCCAGGACTCTGGGTCGCCTCCGTAA
- a CDS encoding prepilin-type N-terminal cleavage/methylation domain-containing protein, which yields MARPQRAFSLLELTLVLAVIGVLSLMAVTRFGVDAISVADGEGVARKLMLDLRQARRRTITTGVDHYLQLTRTAGQVTGFAVCQSGGALVDDARTVPTGVTITSAADQWTFGFDGALQSGGGSSTMTVDGGDFQWLITCYHATGAVRCDKTLSP from the coding sequence TTGGCCCGGCCGCAGCGTGCGTTCTCGTTGCTGGAGCTGACGCTCGTGCTGGCGGTGATCGGCGTGCTCAGCTTGATGGCGGTCACGCGCTTCGGCGTTGACGCGATCTCCGTCGCTGACGGCGAGGGCGTCGCCCGCAAGCTGATGCTGGACCTGCGTCAGGCCCGGCGCCGCACCATCACCACCGGCGTCGACCACTACCTCCAGCTGACCCGCACCGCGGGCCAAGTGACCGGGTTCGCTGTCTGCCAGAGCGGCGGCGCGCTGGTGGACGACGCCCGCACGGTTCCGACGGGCGTGACGATTACGTCGGCGGCGGACCAGTGGACCTTCGGCTTCGACGGCGCTCTGCAGTCGGGCGGCGGGAGCAGCACGATGACCGTCGACGGCGGCGACTTCCAGTGGCTGATCACCTGCTACCACGCCACCGGCGCCGTCCGCTGCGACAAGACGCTTTCGCCCTAG